The sequence below is a genomic window from Dictyostelium discoideum AX4 chromosome 5 chromosome, whole genome shotgun sequence.
AATAGCGCtacatttataaaatatttaagaaCAAGAGATGGTTCAACAATTGTTAAAACATTGACAAAtccatttattaattttatgaatgatataaatattattaaaattaattatacatGTCCAAATGAGGTAATTAGTTCAGAATCACCACCTTCATTAATATCATTCACAATATCAAAAAGTTCAATTGATGTAGGTTTGATTAATACcgttgattttaatttccaaGTAAATGATTTGCTTGGAATTAAAGATTACCAATAtccaatagtttatttaacAACTAGTAAACTTGATATAATTGAATGTGTTTCAAATTTAACttcaaaattaacaaatcaatttaaatgttcaattgaaattcCAATTGGATTTGGATATCCAAATGGAATTTTAGTATCTGTTTAtggttttataaataatggtGGTTTTTATAGTGGCTATTGTTCTCAACAATTACTTGAAATGAATTTTGCAAGTTTCATATCAACTAATCAAACCTATACAATTAATCAACCATATATTAAaagttcaaataaattttccaATCAAGGTGGTACTTTATGGATTTATGGAAGAGGTTTtgcaattgattcaattgttgagattaaatttaaagataatgGTTTCACTTCATttacacaacaacaaactaatttaatttattcaagtgctatttcaattgaaaatgttagATCAACAAATCAACCATTTGTAGTAATAGTTAAATCATcttcaaaaatttcaaatgaatttataattaatccaattcttttcaattttaattatacaGATCCATCATCTACATCACCTTTACCTACAAATCCACCAAAGAAATGTTTGGGTAATCCAGAATGTGGTGGTGTAAATAATGGTTATTgtaataatggtattggATGCGTATGCTACACTCCATGGGTAGGTGAAGATTGCACTTCAAAAGTTATTGTTATTCCTCAGCCATCGATTAATACAACAAACCCTACAACTGATATACCAATTAATGTTACAGATTCAACTCAAAATAATCTATATAgatcattaatttcattagtATCATTAAGAGAATTagatttcaataataaacaagtaaaattatttaattttgaaaaatggGTATATtcagaaattaataatacaacaaacaaatatttaACTACAAtctcaaataaaaatagtgttGGTGAAATAGTTGAAACGAATATCACAGTAGTATTACAATGGTTTGAAAAGAATGATACAGTAATATTTGCAGGTCAAACATTAAGAATGAAtccatcatcaattaaatatacaGTTAATATTACAAGTTATTCATTCGCTCAAAATCTTAACCATCTTCAATTGATTATGTCTGCATCATTACAATCCTCTAAAACTGATGATATATGctcttcaaaattatttggtaataCTAGCGATGGCGATAATTCAAACTTTATGAAACTAAAAGTAAATGATCATTCAGTATATGGTAGATTTATTAAACGTGcaattgttgataataaaattatctctgtcgataataatatattagaTGATTATTCAACGgatacaaattcaaattctcaTACATCTGAAACTTTTATTGGTATCTCAATTCCATTTTATAACTATAATGTATTGGTTGATCCTGATTTTTCAGTTTTAGTCGATTCTAATCCTTCATcttcaaatgatgaaaattcaatttgcACATCTTCTTCAAAATTATCTAGTGCTCAATTAGCTGGCATTATAATTGGTTCGGTTGCATTTGCTGCTATATTAGTATTTATTGCATCATATGCAATTATTCAAGgtagaaaagaaagaaaatatttaaatgatatgaataataaattatcatcaatgAATAAAAATGGAACTTCTGGGGgtgattgaaaaaaaaaaaaaaaagaaatctaaaaataaaaaattaaaaataaaaaaaataaaaaattagaaaataaaaaattaaaaataaaaaaaaataatattatgataacaataaaaattaaacttttattataattgcccccaaaaaaattttttattttatttttaataaaaattattaacccattaaaaaattttttttagcctatacaaattcaaaaccaattaaaaaaaaaaaaaaaatatcttttttttatttttttttttattttttttttttctttttgatttaatcaaaaatatctttCTCATAgtcaaaatcaaaagaaaaaaaaaaaatataaaaaaaaatcatattaTCGTCATACTCGAATctctttatttttcaataatatttagatatttaataaaaatctaaattttttttttttttctaatatttttttttttttttggtagaCAGAACCATATTAATtggtattatttttgtttatttttttaaaatgatttttcttgtttttaattttttactattttttttattttcttttttatttaatatctaaaaaaaaaaaaaaaaaaataaaaaaaaagaaaaaaaaaaaaaaaaaaaaaatcacctATTATCCAAAAAATACCAAACTAATAtgaaacaaattttaaagtcattattaatatttttaatattttggaTAAACAATTTTTGTTTATCTCAAAGATCCTATGTTTTTTTAGACTATACAGATCCATCTACATTAAATACATATCCTCCAACATCAAATGATGACCAAtgcaaatattttattaaaattttagtaTCAGGACAACTTCCTCCTGACTCATTAGATTTCGAtggaaataatataatatatccAAATATTGTATTAGCCTCAAATAATGAAACAGCTTCTTTATTCACTGTTAGTTTTATTAGTGAATATGggaattattttatatctttAGGTGTAAATCCTTGGGGAGAAATCTCCTATAATTATAGTTGTATaggtattttttaattttattttattttattttattgtattttttaatataaaatgtgatattaattttacttttttttaataatttaaattttattttttagaaattgataaatcaaaaataaatgttgaaacaaataaattatatttttcagAGTATACAAATTTTgcatcattttttaaattagatGGTTTAATATATCCTTTGGAATTATCATATGATCAGaatttatattcaatttcaagtttaggaaattattattatttagttaaATTCAAAACAATTGCATATATTAACTCTCAAACGAATCCATGGAGagttgatattttatttccaGGGTCAACAAtgatatctattttttttaatgattataatggtaaatgttttgaaaaactagaataaataaataatattataatttttaaataactttttttttttttttttaaaattccaatTCTATATAGAATCTATACCAGAAATAGATTCTCAAGAGATTGTAGATATTCAGTTACGTCCAACAAATGAATTTTATTCAGAGATGGGTTTTCAACATGGGCCATTAACAACTTTCAAATCAACTTCAAAAGCATTACAAactcaattatttttttgggaTATGCAAGGTTCATTGCACTTAATGGCAAAGCCATTATTTGGTATACCTGGTAATTTAACATACACCGTTTTAACTTTTCCATCTcttcaaaatataaattattcattatcctacccaaataataataatggttttaCAAAAGGTTTTGTTAATTCTCTTTTAACAAATGGTAAGTTagcttttttttaaaaaattttattttaattatttatttatttatttatttatttatttatttatttatttatttatttatttattttttttttattaaaaaattaaaattaacacTTTTTTATATAGTTATATATGGAGGTAGTATTAATGATGGCGCTGCAACATTATCCCACTATTATGATAACAGTTCACTGTTAAATATTTACAGTGGAGGttattttggtttaaaaaattatagttctaaatatttttattacagTTTTCAACAACGTTCCTCAGAAGAAATAGGAGTTAGTTTACCATTTCCATTTGGATTTGTGTGGGGTAATAACAGTTATTACCATATGAATGTTTCAAagttatcatcattatattTAGCAGATGAATTtactttgatttttaaagatCCTATTACTGGTCAAGAGATGAAATTAGCCAATATTATACCTGTTAATATaggtaaataaattatttttaatcttttttaatattgaaattaacctttttactaatttattttttttcttacaAGTCACAAATTATGATTTTcctgaaataataaattttcaaacgattgatattggtaaattcaaatttatagtaagaattaatataaaatcacAATGGGGTGTGAATTTCTTTTCTATTGATCCAAttgaacaaattaaaattattataaatcatGAACATTTAATTAGTGGTACAATATATAATGGAATTTGGGAATTTACACTTAATGGGTTGATTGAAcaatatgaaaaaattacATTGGTCACTTTATGTGACAGCtttcatttgttttattttggtGATTTATTCTCAATTAATTATCCATCAGAAACTATAAATTtaccaaaaacaaaatttaagaGTATGTAATTTACATTAAatagatattaaattatttaattattatttaaaaaatattaaatttaaaataattatttatttatttattttttaattagattTCAATTACATTaaagatttgaaaaatatttctttcttttataataatatttcagcAACAAAtcaaacaatttcaaatattatgtttttaaattttacaaatattaatgattatAAAGATCAAACTATTGGTTTAAATCTAATAGATTCGAAATCTTTAAGAGATTTAACCTATGATAGTTATTTTGGAGCAGGTGGTAGTTTAAATGACGCTCAACtaaaacaatattattttgcAGAGTTTGATTCAGTAAATAATCAATTCCAAATTCGTTTTAATATACCTGCAAATACAATTCCAGGAAGATTAGATTttgtattatcattttcaaacaAAGTTCATATATATAGTCCATCTTTACCAAATAGTTATCAACTATATGTATATCCATTAAGTgagttttattttagttatttacaaaaaagaacaattgtcttattttattttatattaatattgtttattttttttattattaaaagatattgataTACAAGGCCCAgtttttacaaatattattaaaaatccaAATGGTAATTTAGGATGGCTTGTTACAATTGAAGACAGTGTCAATGGTTTGGATTATGGTGTAATTTCAGTTTATGGTTTAATTGATAGCTCGACATATAACTTTACAATTAAACCTTCAAATGCGGTTAAAGGTGATAAATGGAAAGGAGATTATGAAATTTATCTTTCAAATTCTATTTGCATTACACAAGATTacataattaaatttgtacAACTTTTTGACACTCAAGGAAATAGTGCTAcctttataaaatatatggATTTATCAGATTCAGGTCCTATATTTTTTAGAACTATTACAAATCCATTCATATATTTTTACAATgatacaaatattaataagaTTTCCATTACttgtaaaaatgaaatttttggTTCAAATTCTATACCACcacaattattatcattttcttccTCAACAAGCCAATTGGATGTTGGATTAATCAATAaagttgattttgattttgattcatttgatgatttaggtattaaagaaaatcaattcCCAATTGTTTATCTTTCAACAAGAAAATATGAAACCATTCAATGTATTTCAAGAAACACttcaatttttgataaatctaCAAGATTTAGatgttcaattgaaattcCAATTGGATTTGGATATCCAAAtggaattttattatcagtgtatggttttataaataatggtGGTTATTTTAGTGGTTTTTGTTCACAACAATTACTTGAAatgaatttttcaaattttatctCAACTAATGGCACATTTACACTTGATCAACCATATATTAAaagttcaaataaaatttcaaatcttGGAGGTAATTTATGGATTTTTGGTAGAGGTTTTGGAGTGAATTGTACTGTTTGGGTAAGATATATTGATGATATTGGTTTTAATCAATGTGTAACAACAACGATTTATTCAagttcaattttaattgcaAGAATTAAACCAACCAATAACTCCTTTACCATTGTAATTAAAACTCAATCTACAAAGTCAAATGAATTCATCATCAATCCAATtggattttattataattatactGCACCTACTTCACCTCCTTTACCTACAAATCCACCAAAGAAATGTTTGGGTAATCCAGAATGTGGTGGAAGAAATAATGGTTATTgtaataatggtattggATGCGTATGCTACACTCCATGGTTAGGTGAAGATTGTACTTCAAAAGTTATTGTTATTCCTCAACcatcaacaaatacaacaaacCCTACAACTGAAATACCAATTAATGGAGGTAATAATACAAAGGATAATAATCTATATAgatcattaatttcattagtATCATTAAGAGAATTagatttcaataataaacaagtaaaattatttaattttgaaaaatggGTATATtcagaaattaataatacaacaaacaaatatttaACTACAAtctcaaataaaaatagtgttGGTGAAATAGTTGAAACTAATATCACAGTAGTATTACAATGGTTTGAAAAGAATGATACAGTAATATTTGCAGGTCAAACATTAAGAATGAAtccatcatcaattaaatatacaGTTAATATTACAAGTTATTCATTCGCTCAAAATCTTAACCATCTTCAATTGATTATGTCTGCATCATTACAATCCTCTAAAACTGATGATATATGctcttcaaaattatttggtaataCTAGCGATGGCGATAATTCAAACTTTATGAAACTAAAAGTAAATGATCATTCAGTATATGGTAGATTTATTAAACGTGCtattgttgataataaaattatctcTGTCGATAATAGTATTTTAGATGATTCAATAAATCCAGATTCAAATTCTCATAAATCTGAAACATTTATTGGTATCTCAATTCCATTTTATAGTGATAGTGTATTGGTTGATCCTGATTTCTCTCTCCTTATCGATAATAGTCCCGCATcttcaaatgatgaaaattcaatttgtgCATCCTCTTcctcaaaattatcaaaagtaCAAATTGCTGGTATTATAATAGGTTCGGTTGGTTTTACTGCTGTGGCCATAATTTCAactatttacattattagaaaaagaaaagaacaACAAACAATTATAAACAAAATGAAGAGAGTTAGCCAATCAGTGAATTAgccatcaaaaaataaaaaaataaaaaaaaaaataaaaaaaaaaataaaaaataaaaaaaattaaaaaaaaaataaaaaaaaaaaaatctcaaCCTACACAGAGAAAACCTCGCACACACTTTCACAAAAACCTCCGAAATCtcaatccaaaaaaaaaaaaaagtgtttctATTTTTGCGACCAATCAAAATGaaactgttttttttattttaattgttttttttaatttgaaaatttttttttttttagcacAATGTCCTATaagacatttttttttatttcaattgatgtttttttttttttttttttttcaatatttttaaaagtatttaatctttttgtaaaatgataaagaattgtttaatttattcttttattttttcattactatattataattatttcatatttggagaaattttaaataaccaAGATTATAActgtataaataatatatttcaaAAAGCTGGTATTAGTACCGAAAATGATACCACTTTAGGTTATTACGATTTTTGTAGCACTAATCACATTGAATGTAATGGTAATAGTGTAACTTCAATGTAAGactaaacaaataaaaaataatagtaataataaaaaaaaaaaaaaaaaaaaaaaaaaagttgaatttccattgtattaataaaattaaaaatataataaaagaacACTACAACAAAATATTGAACCATTATATTATAcagattttaattgttttaaaaaccCTTTATACAATGTAAATTTTAATGGATCAACTATTTCTCCAGATCTATTCACAACATCTCCAGGGTTTAGTTATAGATTACAATTCTTTTCATGTGCAAACATTTATATTAATCAACCAGTACCTTTAcaaacaaaagaaatttatataaataatttaattgaagaattGAAAACCAATatatctttttcaaaaatcaaatcattGAATTCCTTTATTATGTATATGACAAACCCCTATGTACCATATAATTAtccttattttttaaatgatgtaGATTTTTACATTCCACTAAACCAATTAgttatttattctttaaacGTACCTtcttttacatttttaaatccATCCCAAgtgtaataatttttttttttttttttttttttttttttttttttttttttatataactttttattaatttaatcattaaataattattttagtgAAATTACATTGGGTAAAGGTTTTGATATTTCTTCATTgtctaattttaatgatgtaTCACATTTCAATAATTCATGCTCCATTTCATTAAAAGTTTTGGAGGGATCAATATCAAGCTTCCCATTTTCTAAAGcaaataatcttttaaaatctgTGTATGTTACATTACCCGAATAgctttttataattttattttctatactaatattttttaaaaaacagaACAATACAAAGCTATATTGATAAAcctttgaatttaattgatttgagtaacttaaaaattacatctttgtaagtatttttttttttaataataaatataaaatcgaaaaatattaattttcaattaaaagaataatgtcaaatgtttcaaatttattcaacATTAACAACGAAATACCATTTACAAATTTTCCTTCAACAATTCAAACATTGTaggtattttttaaaataaaaaaaaaaaaaaaaaaaatttaatttctaacAAACTCTTTGTGTTTAACCAAAAAAGCAATTTTTTGGATGGAAAGATTAACAGTATTcctaaaaatataaatgtagaatttatttcatttagaAATAATTCAATGAGTGGTccaattggtaaattaaGTCAATTTGGAAGCAATGTAAAAAATTTGtaagtttataaaaaaaaaaaaaaaaaaaaaaaaataaaatatagtaaattattaattttcttttggaTATTACgaaaaattagatttatttcaatgaataaattaaGTGGAACAATTGACGAATCATTTTGTGGCCTTCATGATTATGATTtctcaaataattcatttaccAGTGTTCCCAAATGTTTTAGTTGTTTCTTCCCAAAAGATCCTAATTATGGTTcagaattaaaatcaaaatttgtTACGAATCAATTTGATGCAAGTCAACCTCAAGGTaaggtttttttaatttttaatttttttttttaaaatttgttagGTTGTTTTTAACATTTCCTTTTTTAGACTGTAATGTTGTattaaatttagttttagaaaatggattattaaaattgtttgGAGATTTCGTAGGATTATATAGATATGGATTCAATTCACAACCAAACAATGTGGATTGGGTTTGGAAAAACTATACATATTATATTGGAACACCAAAACAAGGAACAACAATACCAGATCttattagttttaaatatGATTTCTATGAAACAAATTTCACATTATTTACATCATCAACCCcaccaaaaattaaaacagtTGAATCATTTCCTGCTTCAACCACATTTACATTCAATGGTGAATactttaattataatatttcagagacaaatgtaaaaataggtaataaaatttgtaatataATTTCAACAGAATTTTCAAAGATTGTTTGTTCAgttgatgaattatttgattcgtcattaaaagatttaataacAACCATTCAAGTTGGAAATTTGAAACAACAAATAACTGTAACACCCTATATCATGAACACAGTAATTCAATGTAATGATAGTTGTGATGGTGTTTGTTATACTTCCAATGGTACATGTGCTTCAATAGCGTTTTATGTTTCATCAGTTGTTCCAATTCAAGAAAACACCGAAGGAACAGTACAGCTCTATGGATCATTTGGAGAAATTcataatgatttatcaattactATTGGTGGTTCTATATGTAATAAAACATATATTGATGctggtttaattaattgtacATTAAAAGCAGTAGGAAGTGGTATAAAACTATTGAATGTAACTCAAAATGGTAATTCATGGATTAGTAAATCAATGTTTAGCTATTTACCACCAAATACCGTTAAAAATTGCccaaataattgtttttcaaatttaaatcaaggAGTTTGCAACACATCCCTAGGCCAATGTGAATGTTTCCAAGAATATAGTGGAATAGATTGTAGTCTCTATAGAGGTGGAAATCATCCAGAAACAACTAATGATGTAGATGAAAATACTGGTAAATCTACCTTATCAAATAAAGAAACTAATTATGAAATAGATATTATACAATTATTAGAAGTTgatataaatgataaaatcgTTAATAACTATTCTCTTGAAAACaattggaaattaaaaaatgtaacAAATAGTAAAACATTTTTCTTTTcccaaaaaattcaaaattcaaattgtgaattaatttcaataatagaTCAAATTAATAGTGATCAAAGATTATCTTTTGCAGGTGTTGATTTTTATATTCAATCTGGAGCTATTAAATTAACCATTTCAATTAGTAACTATACATATTCAAGCTCTTTAAATACACTAAAACTTCAAATGAAAACAATTGCCAATCAAGAATCCACAAATTGTAATACCAAATCAACAGATATTGATACAAGTGGTATAGTTACAAATTCAACTTTAAATTATGTTACAATCAAAAAGAATAACAAAGTTTTAGTTGGTAGATTTATTAATCGTGTCTTATCAGATGGTAGATCTACATTTATCACTTCAAATGTTGTATCAACAAGTGATAAAGAatctttaatattacaaGTTAATTTACCCCATTGTGTTTCAGAGTGTGTCATAGATCCAggtaaagtttttttttttttttttttcctattaaaataattaactattattaatgataatttttaatattttctttttagatTTCTCATTACTAGTTAGCCCAGATTACATTGACAATTGTTCAACGAAAAGAAAATGGGTTATACCAGTTGCAGTTGTAGTTAGTGTAGTTGGCGCAGCATTTTTAATTGGACTttcaataattatatatagaAAGAATCAAATAgcaattagaattaaattatcaactattagattatcaaaaaaataaaaataaaaataaaaataaaaataaaatgtattttaaaagttatttgtttattaaattatatttacaatagttttttttttttttttttaattttttttttattattaattctatttttaaaaaaattttataaatatgttttattgttattattatttttattactattattattattattattattattataattattattattatttttattattattatctaccACTATGACCAATTGTAGGACTTGAATAAATATAAGTATGAGAATTTGCATCTTCTTTAATAGATTCTAATTTTGCTTCATTTGATTCAGAGTAAAAAGTTTCTTCATGGTCAACAGTTGATGAAGATAATTCTTCTTTGATCATTGGTGGGAGAGATTGAGATTGTGGTTGTTCTTCAAGTTTTAGCTTACTAAAAGATCTCTTTAATTGAGTTGGTGTACTTGAATTTGTGAAATCTCTACTGAATTTTCTGACACTCTTTACggatatatttaatttagaaTCATCATACTCtggtattttatttgaatcaaaGTTTGGatcatttttgaatttatcgACGACAGAGTCAACTCTTTTATCACGTTCATCCCAATATTTACCATTAAAGTCCCAACGATAACCATATTTTGAATCTTCTCTCTTTGAGAAATAATTTGGTTTCCAAATTTCTTTTCTACTTTCTCTAgtctttcttttttctctttcacgctcttcaattttatttttctcttTATTTGCAAGTTTATTCTCTTCTCTCTCCAAGTAAATTCTATCCATACGAACTCTTGAATCGGTGGAGGGTAAAACTGCTTGATATTCTTTAGACATTTCATTTAAGCCTTGAATCCATTTACCATGCTTCCATTTATTGAAATTCTCGGGTGGTTCAATTGTAGCTTCCCAAAGTGTAATCTCACCAGAACTCTTACGAGATGGACCTTCAGAGTGTTTCTTTGCTTTGACATATTTATCCCATTTACCATTAATATGTACACGTGCATTACCCTTTGAATCAAGAATTTCACCTTGTACTTTTCTTTGAGTACCTTCGAACCAACCAGACTTTTGGAAATTTATAATGGCTTTCTCACCAGTGTTATGATTCTCTACTATTAAGTCACCATAGTGTTCTATCCACATCTTtccaaatataatattatgaCAAATTGCGGATGGAACCTTCCAAGTGAAATGTTCACCAGtagaatttaaatataaatgattttgacCATGACTGAAAACATCTAATGAATTACCCCAGAATTTTGTAGTAATCCATGATTCTTGTTGTAAATCGAAAATTTCACTTGTAGTTTGAGCAATACCAATTGGTGGATGATGTGAAACTTGTTCACAAAATGATTTATATCTACCTTGTTTATCAATATATTCAAATGTCTCTCCCAATAATGGATTAAATGGTTTtgctttaaaaaaaaaaaaagaaggaaaaataaaaaaataaattagtatttataaattttaaaaaattattaaaataataataataataatatttaccaGTTCTTGTATATGAACTAAATACAGCAATATTAAAAGCGGTTAAATACATTAATCTATCGATTGAATCAGAACAAGTTGAagctttttcaattaattctacAAAACGTAATGGTTCTAATTGACATTCTAAAACGGTTAATGGTTCAAAAAAGTAGACTGGTAATGAAACCAAAGACATTGGATCCTTTCCAACTAGACCACCAACTTTTTTccataatgattttttatcttCTGGAGCGGATTCGGCATCACCTATTTCATTACCAAAATTGTAGTCATCCAATGTATCGATTTGTTCTCCAATGTTTGGTTCACCTCTTTTATCATATGAGTCGGATAGAGAATTACTATCGTCACTGTAGCTACTTGCAGTATCTGGTACAACTTGGTTGCCATTCATATCATATTTACCAACAGGTGATTCAGATTTGGATTTTCTTGAACTCTTTGGAGTACCATCCTTTTTAACTaactttttgaaaaaatttgacattattaattttttttaccagAGGTACCTT
It includes:
- a CDS encoding EGF-like domain-containing protein, producing MKQILKSLLIFLIFWINNFCLSQRSYVFLDYTDPSTLNTYPPTSNDDQCKYFIKILVSGQLPPDSLDFDGNNIIYPNIVLASNNETASLFTVSFISEYGNYFISLGVNPWGEISYNYSCIEIDKSKINVETNKLYFSEYTNFASFFKLDGLIYPLELSYDQNLYSISSLGNYYYLVKFKTIAYINSQTNPWRVDILFPGSTMISIFFNDYNESIPEIDSQEIVDIQLRPTNEFYSEMGFQHGPLTTFKSTSKALQTQLFFWDMQGSLHLMAKPLFGIPGNLTYTVLTFPSLQNINYSLSYPNNNNGFTKGFVNSLLTNVIYGGSINDGAATLSHYYDNSSLLNIYSGGYFGLKNYSSKYFYYSFQQRSSEEIGVSLPFPFGFVWGNNSYYHMNVSKLSSLYLADEFTLIFKDPITGQEMKLANIIPVNIVTNYDFPEIINFQTIDIGKFKFIVRINIKSQWGVNFFSIDPIEQIKIIINHEHLISGTIYNGIWEFTLNGLIEQYEKITLVTLCDSFHLFYFGDLFSINYPSETINLPKTKFKNFNYIKDLKNISFFYNNISATNQTISNIMFLNFTNINDYKDQTIGLNLIDSKSLRDLTYDSYFGAGGSLNDAQLKQYYFAEFDSVNNQFQIRFNIPANTIPGRLDFVLSFSNKVHIYSPSLPNSYQLYVYPLNIDIQGPVFTNIIKNPNGNLGWLVTIEDSVNGLDYGVISVYGLIDSSTYNFTIKPSNAVKGDKWKGDYEIYLSNSICITQDYIIKFVQLFDTQGNSATFIKYMDLSDSGPIFFRTITNPFIYFYNDTNINKISITCKNEIFGSNSIPPQLLSFSSSTSQLDVGLINKVDFDFDSFDDLGIKENQFPIVYLSTRKYETIQCISRNTSIFDKSTRFRCSIEIPIGFGYPNGILLSVYGFINNGGYFSGFCSQQLLEMNFSNFISTNGTFTLDQPYIKSSNKISNLGGNLWIFGRGFGVNCTVWVRYIDDIGFNQCVTTTIYSSSILIARIKPTNNSFTIVIKTQSTKSNEFIINPIGFYYNYTAPTSPPLPTNPPKKCLGNPECGGRNNGYCNNGIGCVCYTPWLGEDCTSKVIVIPQPSTNTTNPTTEIPINGGNNTKDNNLYRSLISLVSLRELDFNNKQVKLFNFEKWVYSEINNTTNKYLTTISNKNSVGEIVETNITVVLQWFEKNDTVIFAGQTLRMNPSSIKYTVNITSYSFAQNLNHLQLIMSASLQSSKTDDICSSKLFGNTSDGDNSNFMKLKVNDHSVYGRFIKRAIVDNKIISVDNSILDDSINPDSNSHKSETFIGISIPFYSDSVLVDPDFSLLIDNSPASSNDENSICASSSSKLSKVQIAGIIIGSVGFTAVAIISTIYIIRKRKEQQTIINKMKRVSQSVN
- a CDS encoding EGF-like domain-containing protein, which translates into the protein MIKNCLIYSFIFSLLYYNYFIFGEILNNQDYNCINNIFQKAGISTENDTTLGYYDFCSTNHIECNGNSVTSITLQQNIEPLYYTDFNCFKNPLYNVNFNGSTISPDLFTTSPGFSYRLQFFSCANIYINQPVPLQTKEIYINNLIEELKTNISFSKIKSLNSFIMYMTNPYVPYNYPYFLNDVDFYIPLNQLVIYSLNVPSFTFLNPSQVEITLGKGFDISSLSNFNDVSHFNNSCSISLKVLEGSISSFPFSKANNLLKSVTIQSYIDKPLNLIDLSNLKITSLIMSNVSNLFNINNEIPFTNFPSTIQTFNFLDGKINSIPKNINVEFISFRNNSMSGPIGKLSQFGSNVKNLFISMNKLSGTIDESFCGLHDYDFSNNSFTSVPKCFSCFFPKDPNYGSELKSKFVTNQFDASQPQDCNVVLNLVLENGLLKLFGDFVGLYRYGFNSQPNNVDWVWKNYTYYIGTPKQGTTIPDLISFKYDFYETNFTLFTSSTPPKIKTVESFPASTTFTFNGEYFNYNISETNVKIGNKICNIISTEFSKIVCSVDELFDSSLKDLITTIQVGNLKQQITVTPYIMNTVIQCNDSCDGVCYTSNGTCASIAFYVSSVVPIQENTEGTVQLYGSFGEIHNDLSITIGGSICNKTYIDAGLINCTLKAVGSGIKLLNVTQNGNSWISKSMFSYLPPNTVKNCPNNCFSNLNQGVCNTSLGQCECFQEYSGIDCSLYRGGNHPETTNDVDENTGKSTLSNKETNYEIDIIQLLEVDINDKIVNNYSLENNWKLKNVTNSKTFFFSQKIQNSNCELISIIDQINSDQRLSFAGVDFYIQSGAIKLTISISNYTYSSSLNTLKLQMKTIANQESTNCNTKSTDIDTSGIVTNSTLNYVTIKKNNKVLVGRFINRVLSDGRSTFITSNVVSTSDKESLILQVNLPHCVSECVIDPDFSLLVSPDYIDNCSTKRKWVIPVAVVVSVVGAAFLIGLSIIIYRKNQIAIRIKLSTIRLSKK